The proteins below come from a single Aphanothece sacrum FPU1 genomic window:
- a CDS encoding type II toxin-antitoxin system Phd/YefM family antitoxin has protein sequence MLTKIIEIRQNQIKLPELISLLQENEEIVITDGHIPVARLTSINDSGSRTPDLYPHSIIISEDFDESLSDEFWLGEE, from the coding sequence ATGTTAACCAAAATTATTGAGATTAGACAAAACCAGATAAAATTACCAGAATTAATATCTTTACTACAGGAAAATGAAGAAATTGTCATAACTGATGGTCATATACCTGTAGCACGTTTAACAAGTATTAATGATTCAGGTTCAAGAACTCCTGATTTATATCCCCATTCAATCATAATTAGTGAAGATTTTGATGAATCATTATCTGATGAGTTTTGGTTAGGAGAAGAATGA
- a CDS encoding diflavin flavoprotein produces MVATPIKTEKRLTIQTADITADTTTIRSLDWDRDRFDIEFGLQNGTTYNSYIIRGDKIALVDTSHAKFRQLYLDTLTELIDPKTIDYLVISHTEPDHSGLAKDILALAPHITVVGSKVAIQFLEDFIHQPFGRILVKSGESLDLGKGHVLEFVSAPNLHWPDTILTYDQGTQTLFTCDVFGMHYCSDSLYDEHLEAIAPDYHFYYECLMGPNARSVLSAMKRMDTLGEITMVANGHGPLLRYNVHELVERYRTWSEEQSKADKSVAVFYISDYGYSDRLSQAIAKGITKAGVAVEMVDLKSADPQDVNEVISRSAGLVIGMPPLEGTHDKETTSNMGTIIAAAKNKQYIGMFESYGGNDEPIDPLLTKFREAGLSQGFNAIRVKDTPTEATYQLCEEAGTDLGQSLTLDRKVKQRKSLDSDLDKAIGRISGGLYILTATKGKIKGAMLASWVTQASFDPPGFTVAVAKDRAIESLMHVGDSFVLNILEEGKYQPLMKHFLKRFPPGADRFEGVNTQTANNGSPILVDALAYLECEVVSRMECSDHWVVYSKVTNGRVSNTDGLTAVHHRKVGNYY; encoded by the coding sequence ATGGTTGCAACCCCCATTAAAACAGAAAAACGCTTAACCATACAAACAGCAGATATTACAGCAGATACCACTACCATTCGTTCCCTTGACTGGGATAGAGATCGCTTTGATATCGAGTTTGGACTACAAAACGGAACCACTTACAATTCTTATATCATCCGAGGAGATAAAATTGCTTTAGTGGACACTTCTCACGCAAAATTCCGTCAACTTTATTTAGATACCTTAACAGAATTAATTGATCCTAAAACCATAGACTATCTTGTTATTAGTCATACGGAACCAGATCATAGTGGTTTAGCTAAAGATATATTAGCCCTCGCACCCCATATTACCGTAGTCGGATCAAAAGTTGCCATTCAATTTTTAGAAGACTTTATACACCAACCTTTTGGACGAATTTTAGTCAAAAGTGGAGAGTCTTTAGACTTAGGAAAAGGTCATGTTTTAGAATTTGTGAGTGCGCCTAATTTACACTGGCCTGACACCATTTTAACCTATGATCAAGGCACTCAAACTCTCTTTACTTGTGATGTTTTTGGGATGCACTATTGTTCTGATAGTCTCTATGATGAACACTTAGAAGCGATCGCCCCAGACTACCATTTCTATTATGAATGTTTAATGGGTCCTAATGCTCGTTCTGTCCTCTCGGCAATGAAACGGATGGATACATTAGGAGAAATTACAATGGTGGCTAACGGCCATGGCCCTTTATTGCGCTATAATGTTCATGAGTTAGTAGAACGCTATCGCACTTGGAGCGAAGAACAAAGCAAAGCTGATAAAAGCGTCGCCGTGTTTTATATCTCCGACTACGGATACAGTGATCGTCTTTCCCAAGCCATTGCTAAAGGTATCACCAAAGCGGGGGTAGCCGTGGAAATGGTAGATCTAAAATCGGCTGATCCCCAAGATGTCAATGAGGTTATTAGTCGTTCTGCAGGTCTTGTCATCGGAATGCCTCCCTTAGAAGGGACTCATGACAAGGAAACTACAAGTAATATGGGAACCATTATCGCTGCTGCGAAAAACAAGCAGTATATTGGCATGTTTGAGTCTTATGGGGGGAATGACGAACCTATTGATCCCCTTTTAACGAAGTTTCGGGAAGCAGGTTTAAGTCAAGGGTTTAATGCGATACGAGTTAAAGATACCCCCACAGAAGCTACCTATCAACTGTGTGAAGAAGCAGGAACCGACTTAGGACAGAGTTTAACCCTTGATCGCAAAGTCAAACAACGGAAGTCCTTAGATAGCGACTTAGACAAAGCTATTGGGCGTATTAGTGGCGGTTTATACATATTAACAGCAACCAAAGGAAAAATCAAGGGGGCGATGTTAGCATCTTGGGTAACACAAGCAAGTTTTGATCCTCCGGGGTTTACGGTTGCAGTGGCAAAAGATCGGGCCATTGAATCATTAATGCACGTAGGAGATAGCTTTGTTTTAAACATTTTAGAAGAAGGAAAATATCAACCATTAATGAAGCATTTTCTGAAACGGTTTCCCCCTGGTGCAGATCGTTTTGAGGGAGTAAATACCCAAACTGCTAATAATGGATCACCGATTTTAGTAGATGCTTTAGCATATTTAGAATGTGAAGTTGTAAGTCGTATGGAGTGTAGTGATCATTGGGTTGTTTATAGTAAAGTAACCAATGGAAGAGTCTCAAATACAGATGGTTTAACAGCAGTTCATCACCGCAAAGTAGGCAATTACTATTAA
- a CDS encoding HepT-like ribonuclease domain-containing protein, with translation MSKIDDYTRLSHMKDAAEEALFFINQKTRHSLEIERMLVLSLVRLIEIIGEAASRVSKEKQAQITQIPWPQVISMRNRLIHNYYEVDLDIVWKTVTEDLPPLVIILEQIINEDL, from the coding sequence ATGTCAAAAATTGATGATTATACTCGGTTATCTCACATGAAAGATGCCGCAGAAGAAGCCTTATTTTTTATCAATCAAAAAACTAGACATTCTTTAGAAATCGAACGAATGTTAGTCTTGTCTTTAGTTCGTTTAATTGAAATCATTGGTGAAGCTGCTTCCAGAGTATCTAAAGAAAAACAGGCACAAATCACCCAAATTCCTTGGCCACAAGTCATCAGTATGAGAAACCGTTTAATTCACAATTATTATGAAGTAGATTTAGATATTGTGTGGAAAACAGTTACAGAAGATTTACCACCATTAGTTATTATTTTAGAGCAAATTATTAATGAAGACTTATAA
- a CDS encoding nucleotidyltransferase family protein, with protein sequence MNNSPIVNLPIFIDRQKIKEFCQHHHICKLSLFGSVLREDFTQESDVDFLVIFAKDKIPGYIRLAGMELELSELIKRKADLRTPAELSRYFRDKVEQEALTIYVKN encoded by the coding sequence ATGAATAATTCACCAATTGTCAACTTACCAATTTTTATCGATAGACAGAAAATAAAAGAATTTTGTCAACATCATCATATCTGTAAATTATCATTATTTGGCTCAGTCTTAAGAGAAGATTTTACTCAAGAAAGCGATGTCGATTTTTTAGTTATTTTTGCAAAAGACAAAATCCCTGGTTATATTCGTTTAGCAGGTATGGAACTAGAATTATCTGAACTCATTAAAAGGAAAGCAGATTTACGAACACCTGCGGAATTAAGTCGTTATTTTCGTGATAAAGTTGAACAAGAAGCTTTAACTATTTATGTCAAAAATTGA
- a CDS encoding type II toxin-antitoxin system HigB family toxin → MHIISKKKLREFYRKHPNAEANLQTWYKITSKANWRNFAELRQSFPSADLVENFIVFNISGNSYRLIALVDYQYQETYIRYILTHAEYDKQNWKQDPWYT, encoded by the coding sequence ATGCACATTATTAGTAAAAAGAAACTTAGAGAATTTTATAGAAAACATCCCAATGCTGAAGCAAACCTCCAGACTTGGTATAAAATTACAAGTAAAGCTAATTGGAGGAACTTTGCTGAATTACGTCAAAGTTTTCCTTCTGCTGATTTAGTCGAAAATTTTATCGTCTTTAATATTAGCGGAAATTCTTATAGATTGATTGCTTTAGTTGATTATCAATATCAAGAAACTTACATTCGTTATATACTGACTCATGCAGAATACGACAAACAAAACTGGAAACAAGATCCCTGGTACACCTAA
- a CDS encoding helix-turn-helix domain-containing protein, protein MQNTTNKTGNKIPGTPKSYLQLIQDFSPRKINSEEELDQTQVIIDTLLDRGKLTQDERDYLHLLGLLVTEYEEVHHSIPDISGIEVLKTLLEERNIELEQFILISGNEVRFKDILQHYQNMTVSEIEQLANFFQIPVTCFF, encoded by the coding sequence ATGCAGAATACGACAAACAAAACTGGAAACAAGATCCCTGGTACACCTAAATCTTATTTACAACTAATACAAGATTTTTCTCCTAGAAAAATTAATTCTGAAGAAGAATTAGATCAAACTCAAGTCATTATTGATACTTTACTAGATCGAGGTAAATTAACTCAAGATGAAAGAGATTATCTTCATTTGTTAGGGTTATTAGTTACTGAATATGAGGAAGTACATCATTCTATTCCTGATATTTCTGGGATAGAGGTATTAAAAACTTTACTTGAAGAAAGAAATATAGAATTAGAACAATTCATCTTAATTTCCGGTAATGAAGTTAGGTTTAAAGATATCTTACAACATTATCAAAATATGACCGTTTCCGAAATTGAGCAACTTGCTAATTTTTTTCAAATTCCTGTTACTTGTTTTTTCTAA
- a CDS encoding cytosine deaminase: MIPVSDRFWLKNAHIPHCLLENINLLPYTREGLCLVDLEIVAGKITQICPTSSSLDRSGVDVNRGIIFPCFVDIHTHLDKGHIWQRSPNLTGTFDDALNTVKKDAQLYWKASDLYRRMEFGLKCSYAHGTMAIRTHLDSFGQQSQVSFEVFKQLQQEWHDKLILQAVCLVSLDYFLTPDGEDLANRVAEYGGILGGVAYQNPDLDRQLDKIFTLAKERDLDLDFHADETNDPNSICLQKIAEASLGNKFTRKIICGHCCSLAVQSPEQVNQTITLVKEANISIVSLPMCNLYLQDRNPNITPYWRGITKIHEFKKAGVTVAFASDNCRDPFYGFGDHDGLEVLKEAVRIAHLDTPYDSWCANVNQIPADLMGLDKLGRIKIGLDANLIIFKARYFSELFSRPQSDRLILRQGKLIDSSLPDYRELDDLMI, encoded by the coding sequence ATCATTCCTGTTAGCGATCGCTTTTGGCTTAAAAATGCTCATATTCCTCATTGTCTCTTAGAAAATATTAATTTACTCCCTTACACTAGGGAAGGTTTATGTCTGGTTGATCTAGAAATTGTTGCAGGTAAAATCACTCAAATTTGTCCTACTTCTTCTAGTTTAGATCGTTCTGGTGTAGACGTAAATAGAGGTATCATTTTTCCCTGTTTTGTGGATATTCATACTCATTTAGATAAGGGACATATTTGGCAGCGATCGCCTAATTTAACGGGTACGTTTGATGATGCTTTAAACACCGTTAAAAAAGATGCTCAATTATATTGGAAAGCGTCGGATCTTTATCGTCGTATGGAATTTGGTCTTAAATGTAGTTATGCTCACGGAACAATGGCTATTAGAACTCATTTAGATTCATTTGGTCAACAATCTCAAGTTAGTTTTGAGGTCTTTAAACAGTTACAACAAGAATGGCATGATAAATTAATTTTACAGGCTGTTTGTTTAGTTTCTCTAGATTATTTTTTAACCCCTGACGGTGAAGATTTAGCTAATAGAGTGGCTGAGTATGGAGGAATTTTAGGGGGAGTTGCTTATCAAAATCCTGACTTAGATAGACAGTTAGATAAAATATTTACTTTAGCTAAAGAAAGGGATCTAGATCTAGATTTTCATGCAGATGAAACCAACGATCCGAATTCTATTTGCTTACAAAAAATTGCGGAAGCATCCTTAGGAAATAAATTTACTAGAAAAATTATTTGTGGACATTGTTGTAGTTTAGCTGTTCAATCTCCTGAACAAGTAAACCAGACTATTACTTTAGTAAAAGAGGCTAATATTAGTATTGTTAGTTTACCTATGTGTAATCTTTATCTTCAGGATAGAAACCCTAACATAACTCCTTATTGGCGAGGAATTACTAAAATTCATGAGTTCAAAAAGGCAGGAGTGACCGTTGCTTTTGCCAGTGATAATTGTCGTGATCCGTTTTATGGATTTGGCGATCATGATGGTTTAGAAGTGTTAAAAGAAGCGGTAAGAATTGCTCATTTAGATACCCCTTATGATAGTTGGTGTGCTAATGTTAATCAAATTCCTGCTGATTTAATGGGGCTTGATAAATTAGGTAGAATTAAGATAGGATTAGACGCTAATTTGATTATTTTTAAAGCCCGTTATTTTAGTGAATTATTCTCTCGTCCTCAAAGCGATCGCCTAATTTTAAGACAAGGTAAACTAATTGATAGTTCATTACCTGATTATAGGGAATTAGATGATTTAATGATTTGA
- a CDS encoding HD domain-containing phosphohydrolase, whose amino-acid sequence MTSQSTLNQLKASLPDGQLPSSYGVYFKNTLVALCHALEDHILQANAKVPEEKPLVLVTFQRGKWYLQEADRYFEIAQCSNHIVIAAVPDSGFSSHKTSKLENVSLVNLDDNDELIHEWNLVILSPGYAAMVLCRELSVEEYRADSQPKTDTERKFYGLWTFERNLVAQTATILIETMRFYNPTLADNLRQQQRHIAANMSNVSTDLSGVVSRIVNYLQTSQQQLVTINRQNREMVELEGQALRLNRNLAANKLQAFLRMAQKVDERDTDNSVASLQVSALAETLGQLLDLPTLKLRRLRLAGLLYRIGLAEAPTEVFNQPPEQLNDATYTFWRNRSVLGAQLLSTMPELVAIKEIVAHQLEHWDGSGKPNGLKGEEIGIEARILGLVSYFQELTQPRGDRPALSLGEGLEKCQNYRETWFDPALVDSLATVIRLAEMGLMALPDRPSQLPAVWLEEATK is encoded by the coding sequence ATGACATCCCAGTCTACCCTAAATCAACTTAAAGCAAGCCTTCCTGATGGTCAATTACCCTCAAGTTACGGTGTTTACTTCAAAAATACCCTAGTTGCCCTTTGTCATGCCTTAGAAGACCATATTTTGCAAGCTAATGCTAAAGTACCCGAAGAAAAGCCCCTAGTCTTAGTTACATTTCAACGAGGAAAATGGTATTTACAAGAAGCAGATCGCTACTTTGAAATTGCCCAATGTTCCAATCATATCGTTATTGCGGCGGTTCCTGATAGTGGATTTTCTAGTCATAAAACCAGCAAATTAGAGAATGTATCTTTAGTAAATTTAGATGATAATGATGAGCTAATTCATGAGTGGAATTTAGTGATATTATCACCTGGTTATGCTGCAATGGTACTGTGTCGAGAACTTTCTGTAGAAGAATATCGCGCTGATAGTCAACCAAAAACGGATACAGAACGAAAATTTTATGGACTATGGACTTTTGAGCGTAATTTAGTGGCTCAAACCGCTACAATTTTAATTGAAACGATGCGTTTTTATAATCCAACTTTAGCAGATAATTTACGACAACAACAACGGCATATTGCTGCTAACATGAGCAACGTTTCCACAGATTTAAGTGGGGTTGTTTCTCGTATTGTTAATTACTTACAAACCAGTCAACAACAATTAGTTACTATTAACCGTCAAAACCGAGAAATGGTGGAATTAGAAGGTCAGGCCTTACGATTGAATCGTAACCTAGCGGCGAATAAACTGCAAGCCTTCTTAAGAATGGCCCAAAAAGTTGATGAAAGGGATACAGATAACTCGGTTGCGTCTCTGCAAGTGTCTGCATTAGCGGAAACTTTAGGACAATTACTGGACTTACCTACGTTAAAATTAAGACGACTTCGTTTGGCCGGTTTACTCTATCGTATTGGATTAGCAGAAGCTCCCACAGAAGTGTTTAATCAACCCCCAGAACAGTTAAATGATGCGACGTATACTTTTTGGCGTAATCGCTCTGTATTGGGGGCCCAGTTGCTTTCTACCATGCCTGAACTTGTAGCCATTAAAGAGATTGTAGCTCATCAATTAGAACATTGGGATGGCAGTGGGAAACCCAATGGGTTAAAAGGGGAAGAAATTGGCATTGAGGCGCGAATTTTAGGGTTAGTGAGTTATTTTCAGGAATTAACCCAACCGAGAGGCGATCGCCCGGCCTTAAGTTTAGGAGAAGGGTTAGAAAAGTGTCAAAATTATCGAGAAACGTGGTTTGATCCGGCCTTAGTTGATTCTCTGGCAACTGTGATACGCTTAGCTGAAATGGGATTAATGGCCTTACCGGATCGTCCTAGTCAACTTCCGGCCGTTTGGTTAGAAGAAGCGACAAAATAA
- a CDS encoding pentapeptide repeat-containing protein, giving the protein MNQIINLSDICAGKIKNLAGNDLSGIDLSGANLCQVNLAGANLTGANLKGAKLQGNLRGADLTGANLTDTDCRHSDFRGATLLDIIVNRTSFSGCFLAGAILSHLDLSGADFRGCDLRGVTLIKAILQQADLSYANLSGADLSQADLEEAIFQGAVLRGTNLSGANLLCAHFEQAVLEGILLEGTCIEGTIIDVKYQ; this is encoded by the coding sequence ATGAATCAAATCATCAATTTAAGTGACATTTGTGCTGGTAAAATTAAAAATCTAGCAGGAAATGATTTATCAGGAATAGATTTATCGGGAGCAAATTTATGTCAAGTTAATTTAGCAGGAGCAAATTTAACGGGAGCGAATTTAAAGGGGGCAAAATTACAAGGAAACTTAAGAGGGGCAGATTTAACGGGAGCAAATTTAACGGATACAGATTGTCGTCATAGTGATTTTAGAGGAGCAACTTTATTAGATATTATTGTTAATCGTACCAGTTTTTCTGGGTGTTTTTTAGCAGGGGCTATTTTGAGTCATTTAGATTTAAGTGGGGCAGATTTTCGAGGTTGTGATTTACGTGGAGTAACCTTAATTAAAGCAATTTTACAACAAGCTGATTTAAGTTATGCTAATCTGTCAGGAGCAGATTTATCTCAAGCAGATTTAGAAGAAGCAATTTTTCAAGGTGCGGTATTAAGAGGGACTAATTTAAGTGGGGCTAACTTATTATGCGCTCATTTTGAACAAGCAGTTTTAGAGGGAATTTTATTAGAAGGAACTTGTATTGAAGGAACCATTATTGATGTAAAATATCAGTAA
- a CDS encoding IS4 family transposase, which produces MLPEIYNNHLTKYLKKSEYLILLIMIELVQVYRKIRFYELASYFPSPILFESKRKKLKRFFEIPCLTIEGVWIPIIKQWLKQSFSTGDVLHIAIDRTQWGLINILMVSLVIDNRGIPLYFELLDHIGNSNFDTQKSILARILLFLKEYKIVVLGDREFCSVELAKWLHGQKRVYYALRLKKSNYIEVEKEMWTRLKDLGLSSGMSLFYQGVKVTKTKGFIGSNIVAKWKKKYRGIETKEAWFIITNLTSIDETIDAYKKRFCIEEMFRDFKKGGYDLERTKLTGHRLTSLIILITLAYSMATFSGKIIKEKGLAKYVGRVRKNKKMRRRHSNFYIGLHGKDWVDSCDLFTVEAQALMQLSPEKRAYYRRGRRAISLIKSSL; this is translated from the coding sequence ATGTTACCAGAAATTTATAACAACCATTTAACAAAGTATCTGAAAAAATCGGAATATTTAATACTGTTAATCATGATAGAATTAGTGCAAGTATATAGGAAAATTAGGTTTTATGAGTTAGCTAGTTATTTTCCCAGTCCCATTTTATTTGAAAGTAAGAGAAAAAAGTTAAAACGGTTTTTCGAGATTCCTTGTTTGACAATTGAAGGAGTATGGATACCTATCATAAAACAGTGGTTAAAGCAATCATTTAGTACAGGAGATGTCTTACATATTGCCATAGATAGAACCCAATGGGGGTTGATTAATATTTTGATGGTAAGTCTGGTAATTGATAATAGAGGAATTCCCTTATATTTTGAGTTGCTAGATCACATCGGTAATAGTAACTTTGACACACAGAAAAGTATATTAGCCCGAATATTACTCTTTCTAAAAGAATATAAAATAGTTGTCTTAGGGGATAGAGAATTCTGCTCAGTTGAACTAGCAAAATGGTTACATGGACAAAAAAGAGTTTATTATGCACTCAGATTGAAGAAAAGCAACTATATTGAAGTAGAAAAGGAAATGTGGACGCGACTAAAAGATTTAGGATTATCTTCAGGAATGTCTTTATTTTATCAAGGAGTTAAAGTTACGAAAACAAAAGGATTTATAGGCAGTAATATAGTGGCGAAATGGAAAAAGAAGTATAGAGGAATAGAGACAAAAGAAGCTTGGTTTATTATCACAAATTTAACCAGTATTGATGAGACGATTGACGCTTATAAAAAGAGATTTTGTATTGAGGAAATGTTTCGGGATTTTAAGAAAGGTGGTTATGATTTAGAAAGAACGAAATTAACAGGACATCGCCTTACTTCCTTAATTATATTGATTACTCTAGCTTATTCAATGGCAACATTTTCTGGAAAAATTATTAAAGAGAAAGGATTGGCAAAATATGTGGGGAGAGTCAGAAAAAACAAGAAAATGCGACGGAGACACAGTAACTTTTATATCGGTCTTCATGGAAAAGATTGGGTTGACTCTTGTGATTTATTTACCGTTGAAGCCCAGGCATTAATGCAATTAAGCCCCGAAAAACGCGCCTATTATCGACGAGGACGACGGGCTATATCCCTGATTAAGTCTAGCTTATAG
- a CDS encoding PEP-CTERM sorting domain-containing protein: protein MLFSSSGKAFRVSCPHASSFTVEKPDDGGVVPEPLTMLGAGAAVAFGGAFKRKLGQAKKNDKNA, encoded by the coding sequence TTGCTCTTTTCGTCATCTGGTAAGGCTTTCAGGGTTTCATGTCCCCACGCCAGTTCTTTCACAGTCGAAAAGCCTGATGACGGTGGTGTTGTACCCGAACCCCTGACCATGTTAGGTGCTGGTGCTGCTGTTGCTTTTGGTGGTGCGTTCAAACGCAAATTAGGTCAAGCTAAAAAGAACGACAAAAACGCTTAA
- the purD gene encoding phosphoribosylamine--glycine ligase, whose translation MKVLVVGNGGREHTLAWKLLESPQVELCICVPGNGGTALLSKCQNIPVNVEDIEKIAQICQEKSIDLVVVGPEIPLALGITDRLQQQGIKVFGPTQEGAKIESSKSWAKTLMAEAGIAIAKGETFTDASAAKAYITRQGAPIVVKADTLAAGKGVIVAQTIEEAQNAVDTLMAEGFSHLVVEECLIGEEVSVLALTDGISVRSLLPAQDHKRIGEGDTGPNTGGMGVYAPAPIATPALLQRIQTEILEPTVKALRDRGIDYRGVLYAGLMITPQGEAIVLEYNCRFGDPETQAILPLLKTPLDEVLLACVEQRLGEFQPLEWHPGSAVCVVMASGGYPGSYEKGKAITGIEQAEGLGVTVFQAGTRLNGDRLVTDGGRVLGVTALGQNFNEAITLVYQGVEQIDFEGQYYRRDIGHQVR comes from the coding sequence GTGAAAGTGTTAGTAGTTGGCAATGGGGGGCGAGAACATACCCTCGCTTGGAAACTTCTAGAGTCTCCTCAAGTAGAACTGTGTATCTGCGTTCCTGGTAATGGGGGAACTGCATTATTATCAAAGTGTCAAAATATTCCAGTTAACGTCGAAGATATCGAAAAAATTGCCCAAATTTGCCAAGAAAAATCCATAGATTTAGTGGTAGTGGGGCCAGAAATTCCCTTAGCCCTTGGTATTACCGATCGCTTACAACAACAGGGTATTAAAGTATTTGGCCCTACCCAAGAAGGAGCTAAAATTGAATCTAGTAAATCTTGGGCCAAAACCCTGATGGCTGAAGCTGGAATTGCGATCGCCAAAGGAGAAACATTTACGGATGCATCCGCCGCTAAAGCTTATATTACTCGACAAGGGGCCCCTATTGTCGTCAAAGCAGATACCTTAGCCGCCGGAAAAGGGGTCATTGTGGCCCAAACCATTGAAGAAGCCCAAAATGCTGTTGATACCTTGATGGCAGAGGGATTTTCTCATTTAGTCGTAGAAGAATGTTTAATAGGGGAAGAAGTCTCAGTCTTAGCCTTAACTGATGGTATTTCTGTACGTTCTTTATTACCCGCCCAAGATCACAAACGCATTGGGGAAGGAGATACGGGGCCAAATACCGGAGGAATGGGGGTTTATGCCCCTGCACCCATCGCTACGCCCGCTTTATTACAACGCATACAAACAGAGATTTTAGAACCTACCGTTAAAGCATTACGCGATCGCGGTATTGACTATCGGGGGGTACTCTATGCAGGTTTGATGATCACACCCCAAGGAGAAGCTATCGTATTAGAGTACAATTGTCGTTTTGGTGATCCCGAAACTCAAGCCATTTTACCCCTATTAAAAACGCCTTTGGATGAGGTGCTATTAGCCTGTGTAGAACAGCGTTTAGGGGAGTTTCAACCCCTAGAATGGCATCCCGGTAGTGCGGTATGTGTAGTAATGGCTTCTGGGGGATATCCGGGCAGTTATGAGAAAGGAAAAGCCATTACAGGTATTGAACAAGCTGAGGGGTTAGGAGTGACAGTTTTTCAGGCTGGAACTCGTTTAAATGGCGATCGCCTTGTGACTGATGGGGGACGAGTATTAGGAGTAACAGCTTTAGGTCAAAATTTTAATGAAGCTATCACCCTTGTTTATCAAGGGGTTGAGCAAATTGATTTTGAGGGTCAATACTATCGTCGAGATATTGGCCATCAAGTTCGATAA